From the Sphingomonas suaedae genome, one window contains:
- a CDS encoding TonB-dependent receptor, giving the protein MTAFALPSAAYAQTAPADEAQDAPTDPDTVVVTGFRESLQSAQQRKRTSDTIVDSVTAEDIGALPDRSVTETLQRIPGISINRFAAGIDPDHFSVEGSGVVVRGLTYVRSEFNGREAFTANNGRALSFADVPSELLGGVDVFKSPSADRVEGGIAGVVNLRTRLPFDKKGFVMAGSLELNYSDFIQKTSPTAAFVVSNTWDTGIGEIGLLGSASYSQLFSRADRFQVSSFRVRPIYSDGSRTDVVPFGTATQTGSGLFPRGAVIGTQEFERRRFGYAAAAQWRSNDRRAEATFQFLRSDARQAWTEHTIEIATDNVESNGDSRARDGTSILFDSSGLFESGVITGPTGWRDDQNTAGNIRTPAFGLQSNNIRRDHNERAVTDDYSFNFRYQVSDNFSISADYQHVDSFVDIMDNGLWTSSYQDVAIGLNGSAFPTVEFRAPQSCPTLPCTGTPGGSADYPSYYTGSHQSFADPYNSFYRSAMDHIEASTGNSDAFRLDAELSFPDDGFFKSVRVGGRYADRDQVARFSTYNWGRLSEQWGNGGPVWLDDPVDGVQGGSGGAPLQGYQQFCFSDFFRNSVGNPMNGQCRPFYNSNTATYYQAYIDYANRINREWEPTTTGPNGEIINGGWRSLADRPNALPGQPFTAGEINPQREQNKAAYLMLRFGSEFDSGMKLSGNVGVRYTTTNRKSEGFVEFPFPTDLPTDATCQESINNVLSGAGATVNALCALSPAQLTQITNYLNGAIVPNNFDLDYDYWLPSLNLKLEVGGGLQFRAAYSKGVAPPALGLVRNYFPVGVTARPQVDANGNQIPVVVTPVAPGTGSFGSDGVIAPGQVSIQGTFNAGNPELLPTEADSFDLTAEWYFSRVGQLTASFFYKELHNVLTNSTVRRTFTNNGETFEAVVTTPINSPDVGKIKGFEIAYQQVFDFLPGPLKGLGLQANYTYVSSDGVPQSTLSETDPDVAAGRQPTITGANFPLQGLSEHQFNITPFIDIGPVSARASYSWRSQYLLTLRDVITPFDPIFQEDYGQLDASITVSITPQLKLGIQGVNLTNSVTKTSAAVTDQNGDIRLVPRGWYMNDRRITGMIRFNF; this is encoded by the coding sequence ATGACAGCGTTCGCACTGCCGTCGGCGGCATATGCGCAGACGGCACCTGCGGACGAGGCGCAGGATGCGCCGACCGATCCGGACACCGTTGTCGTTACGGGTTTTCGTGAATCGTTGCAGAGCGCGCAGCAGCGCAAGCGTACCTCCGACACGATTGTCGATTCGGTCACGGCCGAGGATATCGGTGCGCTGCCCGACCGATCGGTGACCGAGACGCTTCAGCGTATTCCGGGCATTTCGATCAATCGCTTCGCAGCGGGCATCGATCCCGATCACTTCTCGGTCGAGGGGTCAGGCGTCGTGGTGCGCGGCCTTACCTATGTTCGCTCGGAATTTAACGGGCGTGAAGCGTTCACAGCGAACAATGGCCGCGCATTGAGCTTCGCCGATGTCCCGTCCGAACTGCTCGGCGGCGTCGATGTGTTCAAAAGCCCGTCGGCCGACCGCGTCGAGGGCGGCATCGCCGGCGTCGTCAATCTGCGTACCCGGCTTCCCTTCGACAAGAAGGGCTTCGTGATGGCGGGTTCGCTCGAGCTCAACTATTCGGATTTCATCCAGAAGACGTCGCCAACCGCAGCGTTTGTGGTCAGCAATACCTGGGATACCGGGATCGGCGAGATCGGCCTGCTCGGTAGCGCCTCCTATTCGCAGCTCTTCTCGCGTGCGGATCGCTTCCAGGTTTCCAGCTTCCGCGTTCGCCCGATCTATTCTGACGGCAGCCGCACCGACGTGGTGCCGTTCGGAACCGCGACTCAGACGGGTAGCGGGCTGTTCCCGCGCGGCGCGGTGATCGGCACGCAGGAGTTCGAGCGTCGGCGCTTCGGCTATGCCGCCGCTGCCCAGTGGCGCAGCAACGATCGCCGTGCAGAGGCGACCTTCCAGTTCCTGCGCTCCGACGCGCGACAGGCATGGACCGAGCACACGATCGAGATCGCAACCGATAACGTCGAGTCCAACGGCGACTCGCGTGCCCGCGACGGCACGTCGATCCTCTTCGACTCCTCGGGTCTGTTCGAAAGCGGGGTCATCACGGGACCGACCGGCTGGCGCGACGATCAGAACACTGCGGGCAATATCCGCACGCCGGCATTCGGGCTTCAGTCGAACAATATCCGTCGCGATCACAATGAGCGCGCGGTGACCGACGATTATTCGTTCAACTTCCGCTATCAGGTCTCCGACAATTTCAGCATCAGCGCGGACTATCAGCATGTCGATTCGTTCGTCGACATCATGGATAACGGCCTCTGGACCTCGTCCTATCAGGATGTCGCGATCGGTCTGAACGGGAGTGCGTTCCCCACGGTGGAATTCCGCGCGCCGCAAAGCTGCCCCACTCTGCCCTGCACCGGCACGCCGGGAGGCTCGGCGGACTATCCGTCCTATTATACCGGCTCGCATCAGAGTTTCGCGGATCCGTACAACAGCTTCTATCGCTCGGCGATGGACCATATCGAGGCGAGCACCGGCAATTCCGATGCCTTCCGTCTCGACGCCGAACTGTCTTTTCCCGACGACGGCTTTTTCAAGTCGGTCCGCGTCGGTGGGCGCTATGCCGATCGCGATCAGGTCGCTCGCTTCTCGACCTATAATTGGGGTCGTCTGAGCGAGCAGTGGGGCAATGGCGGGCCGGTGTGGCTGGACGATCCGGTCGACGGCGTTCAGGGCGGCAGCGGCGGCGCACCGCTCCAGGGCTATCAGCAATTCTGCTTCAGCGATTTCTTCCGCAATTCGGTGGGCAATCCGATGAACGGCCAGTGTCGGCCGTTCTACAACAGCAACACCGCGACCTATTACCAAGCCTATATCGACTATGCGAACCGCATAAACCGGGAGTGGGAACCCACCACGACCGGTCCGAATGGCGAGATCATCAATGGTGGCTGGCGTTCGCTGGCGGATCGTCCCAACGCGCTTCCGGGCCAGCCGTTCACGGCGGGCGAAATCAACCCGCAGCGTGAGCAGAACAAGGCGGCGTATCTGATGCTGCGCTTCGGCAGCGAATTCGATAGCGGGATGAAGCTCAGCGGCAATGTCGGGGTGCGCTACACCACGACCAACCGCAAGTCGGAAGGCTTTGTCGAATTCCCGTTCCCGACCGATCTGCCGACCGACGCCACCTGCCAGGAATCGATCAACAATGTGCTGTCGGGCGCGGGTGCTACGGTCAATGCGCTGTGCGCGCTGTCGCCGGCTCAGCTGACCCAGATCACCAATTATCTGAACGGCGCGATCGTTCCGAACAATTTCGATCTGGACTATGACTATTGGCTGCCGAGCCTTAACCTGAAACTCGAAGTCGGTGGCGGTCTTCAGTTCCGTGCCGCCTATTCGAAGGGCGTAGCGCCGCCCGCGCTCGGCCTGGTGCGCAACTATTTCCCGGTAGGCGTGACCGCGCGGCCGCAGGTCGACGCAAATGGCAACCAGATTCCGGTTGTCGTCACGCCGGTCGCGCCGGGAACGGGCTCGTTCGGGTCGGATGGTGTGATTGCTCCCGGACAGGTTTCGATCCAGGGCACCTTCAACGCGGGCAATCCCGAACTGCTCCCGACAGAGGCCGACAGCTTCGATCTCACCGCGGAATGGTATTTCTCGCGGGTCGGTCAGCTGACGGCATCGTTCTTCTACAAGGAACTGCACAATGTGCTGACCAACAGCACCGTGCGTCGCACCTTCACCAACAATGGCGAAACCTTCGAAGCCGTCGTGACGACGCCGATCAACTCGCCGGACGTCGGCAAGATCAAGGGCTTCGAGATCGCCTATCAGCAGGTGTTCGACTTCCTGCCAGGCCCGCTTAAGGGGCTCGGCCTGCAGGCGAACTACACCTATGTGTCGAGCGACGGCGTGCCGCAGAGCACCTTGTCCGAGACCGATCCCGATGTGGCAGCGGGGCGCCAGCCGACGATCACGGGGGCGAACTTCCCGCTTCAGGGGCTGTCGGAGCACCAGTTCAACATCACTCCGTTCATCGATATCGGGCCAGTCTCGGCGCGTGCATCCTATAGCTGGCGCTCACAATATCTGCTGACGCTGCGCGATGTGATCACGCCGTTCGATCCGATCTTCCAGGAGGATTACGGCCAGCTCGATGCATCGATCACCGTGTCGATCACGCCGCAGCTCAAGCTCGGGATCCAGGGCGTGAACCTCACCAACTCGGTGACGAAGACGAGCGCGGCGGTGACCGACCAGAATGGCGACATCCGGCTCGTCCCGCGCGGCTGGTACATGAACGACCGCCGCATCACCGGCATGATCCGCTTCAACTTCTAA
- a CDS encoding endo-1,4-beta-xylanase, whose protein sequence is MTPTRRQTLSGLAALPLVAALPARARNKPATIQAAALASGRRFGSAVAWAPPGADAGSFNNPAYAEIVARECGLIVPENEMKWQSIRPSATEYRFDRLDAMVTWARGKGIGVRGHTLLWHRPKWFPAWLNNHDFGTSPKAAAEKLLGEHVRTVMGRYKETITSWDVVNEAVDPETSGLVETSLSKAFGGVEPALDFAFHIARAQAPDAELVYNDYMSWEPGNEKHRAGVLKLLEGFRKRGVPVDTLGIQSHIEMFTLDPRTGLGPRQEREWRAFIDEAVGMGYKLMITELDVKDNALPGDPAVRDAGVVAYLRAYMELMLSYPQLRDVLAWGMVDKYSWLQGFSPRKDGLPLRCCPYDSAFRPKPMRDELIRLFAAAAPAAS, encoded by the coding sequence ATGACCCCGACCCGCCGCCAGACCCTGTCCGGGCTTGCCGCCCTGCCCCTCGTCGCCGCGCTTCCTGCCCGCGCGCGGAACAAGCCCGCGACGATTCAGGCGGCGGCGCTGGCCAGCGGGCGCCGTTTTGGCAGTGCGGTCGCCTGGGCGCCGCCAGGCGCGGATGCGGGGTCGTTCAACAACCCCGCCTATGCAGAAATCGTTGCGCGCGAATGCGGGCTGATCGTGCCCGAGAATGAGATGAAATGGCAGTCGATCCGGCCCTCGGCGACCGAATATCGGTTCGACCGGCTCGACGCGATGGTCACATGGGCGCGCGGCAAGGGGATCGGCGTGCGCGGTCACACCCTGCTCTGGCATCGACCGAAATGGTTTCCGGCGTGGCTCAACAATCACGATTTCGGCACCTCGCCGAAAGCGGCGGCGGAGAAGCTGCTGGGTGAGCATGTCCGCACCGTGATGGGGCGGTACAAGGAAACGATCACCAGCTGGGACGTGGTGAACGAGGCGGTCGATCCGGAGACGTCGGGCCTCGTCGAAACCTCGCTATCCAAGGCGTTCGGCGGAGTCGAACCCGCGCTCGACTTCGCCTTCCACATCGCCCGCGCGCAGGCGCCCGACGCCGAGCTGGTCTATAACGACTATATGAGCTGGGAGCCGGGCAACGAGAAACACCGCGCCGGCGTGCTCAAGCTGCTCGAAGGCTTCCGCAAGCGCGGCGTGCCGGTCGATACGCTTGGCATCCAGAGCCATATCGAGATGTTCACGCTCGACCCCAGGACCGGTCTTGGCCCGCGGCAGGAGCGCGAATGGCGCGCCTTTATCGATGAGGCCGTCGGCATGGGCTACAAGCTGATGATTACCGAGCTGGACGTGAAGGACAATGCGCTGCCGGGCGATCCGGCGGTGCGTGATGCGGGGGTCGTCGCCTATCTGCGCGCCTATATGGAGCTGATGCTGTCCTATCCCCAGCTGCGCGACGTGCTCGCCTGGGGTATGGTCGACAAATATAGCTGGCTGCAGGGATTTTCGCCGCGCAAGGACGGACTGCCGCTGCGCTGCTGTCCTTACGACAGTGCGTTTCGACCCAAGCCGATGCGGGACGAATTGATCCGGCTGTTCGCAGCGGCCGCGCCGGCAGCCTCATAA
- a CDS encoding glycoside hydrolase family 3 N-terminal domain-containing protein, with protein MNRRAALRLLGQASAATVAIAFAPAAHALAAPLYKDARAPIPARVADLLGRMTLEEKVGQMIAIWARKAEVIDELAFNPAKASAAYPHGIGHVTRPSDKRGVPGITGASGGTAARWRTPRQTVEFVNAMQRWALNDTRLGIPVLFHEESLHGYMATDATMFPQAIALAGTFDRDLMRRVQSVIARETRARGVPYVLSPVVDIVRDPRWGRIEETFGECPYLVAEMGVAAVEGLQGPGKFDRLAPGKVYATLKHMTGHGQPESGVNVGPAQLSERELREYFFPPFREIVKRTSIAAVMPSYNEIDGVPSHANTWLLGDILRGEWGFDGLISSDYGAVNELETIHHIAADLEQTARLALAAGVDSELPDGAAYRTLVDQVKAGKVAVAAIDRAVARMLALKFRAGLFENPYGDATLAERITGNPQARALALEAARKSLCLLTNDGTLPFAEDKVRKLAVIGPNHAIARLGGYSSVPKQTVSLIEGLRTLVGDRVELLTAQGVFITQSEDRSADEILLADPVKNRELIAQAVEIAKGADAIVLAIGDTEQTSREGFAKTHLGDRTGVDLVGEQNELVAAMAALGKPLVIAAINGRPPSWPAVVGKANAVLECWYPGQEGGAAMAEALFGRVNPGAKLPVTVIRDSGQVPYFYNHKPSARRGYLFADKSPLFAFGHGLSYTSFDIGTPALSSPTMARDGSVTVEVAVRNTGERVGDEVVQLYISRRTASVTQPVLQLKGFERVSLQPGETRAVRFTLPAETFALWDAEMRETVEPGDVDIRVGNNSVSLKSTLLTII; from the coding sequence TGGAGGAGAAGGTCGGCCAGATGATCGCCATCTGGGCGCGCAAGGCGGAGGTGATCGACGAGCTCGCCTTCAACCCCGCCAAGGCGAGCGCCGCCTATCCGCATGGCATCGGCCATGTCACCCGCCCGTCGGACAAGCGCGGCGTGCCGGGGATCACCGGTGCTTCGGGCGGCACCGCCGCGCGCTGGCGCACCCCGCGCCAGACGGTCGAGTTCGTCAACGCGATGCAGCGCTGGGCGCTCAACGATACCCGGCTCGGCATTCCGGTCCTGTTCCACGAGGAATCGCTGCACGGCTATATGGCGACCGACGCGACGATGTTCCCACAGGCGATCGCCCTCGCCGGCACGTTCGACCGCGACCTGATGCGCCGCGTGCAATCGGTGATCGCGCGCGAGACACGCGCGCGCGGCGTCCCCTACGTCCTCTCCCCCGTGGTCGATATCGTGCGCGACCCGCGCTGGGGACGGATCGAGGAGACGTTCGGCGAATGCCCCTATCTCGTCGCGGAGATGGGCGTTGCGGCGGTCGAGGGGCTGCAAGGGCCGGGCAAGTTCGATCGCCTCGCCCCCGGCAAGGTCTATGCGACGCTCAAGCACATGACCGGCCACGGCCAGCCCGAGAGCGGCGTCAATGTCGGCCCGGCGCAACTGTCCGAGCGCGAGCTGCGCGAATATTTCTTCCCGCCGTTCCGCGAGATCGTGAAGCGCACGTCGATCGCCGCGGTGATGCCGAGCTATAACGAGATCGACGGCGTGCCGAGCCATGCCAACACCTGGCTGCTCGGCGACATCCTGCGCGGCGAGTGGGGCTTCGACGGGCTGATCTCGAGCGATTATGGCGCGGTCAACGAGCTGGAAACGATCCACCATATCGCCGCCGATCTCGAACAGACGGCGCGACTCGCGCTGGCGGCCGGCGTCGACAGCGAGCTGCCCGACGGCGCGGCCTATCGCACGCTGGTCGATCAGGTGAAGGCAGGCAAGGTCGCGGTCGCGGCGATCGACCGCGCGGTGGCGCGGATGCTCGCCCTCAAGTTCCGCGCCGGGCTGTTCGAAAATCCCTATGGCGACGCGACGCTCGCCGAGCGCATCACCGGCAACCCGCAAGCCCGCGCGCTGGCGCTCGAGGCGGCGCGCAAGTCGCTGTGCCTGCTCACCAATGACGGGACGCTGCCGTTCGCGGAAGACAAGGTCCGCAAGCTCGCCGTGATCGGCCCCAACCACGCGATCGCGCGGCTGGGCGGCTATTCGAGCGTGCCGAAACAGACCGTCAGCCTGATCGAGGGGCTGCGCACGCTGGTCGGCGACCGCGTCGAACTGCTCACCGCGCAGGGCGTGTTCATCACGCAGAGCGAAGACCGGTCGGCGGACGAGATCCTGCTCGCCGATCCCGTGAAGAACCGCGAGCTGATCGCGCAGGCGGTCGAGATCGCGAAGGGCGCGGACGCGATCGTGCTGGCGATCGGCGATACCGAACAGACCAGCCGCGAGGGTTTCGCCAAGACCCATCTCGGCGATCGCACCGGCGTCGATCTCGTCGGCGAGCAGAATGAACTGGTCGCGGCGATGGCCGCGCTGGGCAAGCCGCTGGTGATCGCCGCGATCAACGGCCGCCCGCCAAGCTGGCCCGCAGTGGTCGGCAAGGCCAACGCCGTGCTCGAATGCTGGTATCCCGGGCAAGAGGGTGGCGCCGCAATGGCCGAGGCGCTGTTCGGTCGAGTCAATCCCGGCGCCAAGCTGCCGGTCACGGTGATCCGCGATTCAGGACAGGTGCCCTATTTCTACAATCACAAGCCTTCGGCTCGGCGGGGCTATCTCTTCGCCGACAAGTCGCCCCTGTTCGCGTTCGGCCACGGCCTGAGCTACACCAGCTTCGACATCGGGACGCCGGCGCTGTCTTCGCCGACGATGGCACGTGATGGCAGCGTCACGGTCGAGGTCGCGGTGCGCAACACGGGCGAGCGCGTGGGCGACGAAGTGGTGCAGCTCTATATCAGCCGCCGCACTGCATCGGTGACGCAGCCGGTGCTGCAGCTCAAGGGATTCGAGCGGGTGTCACTCCAGCCGGGCGAGACGCGCGCCGTTCGCTTCACCCTTCCCGCCGAAACTTTCGCGCTATGGGATGCGGAAATGCGCGAGACGGTCGAGCCCGGCGACGTTGATATCCGCGTCGGCAACAATTCTGTATCGCTCAAGTCCACCCTGCTCACCATCATCTGA
- a CDS encoding tryptophan halogenase family protein, with the protein MAERVRSIVIAGGGTAGWMTAAALARVLGRDYATITLVESDAIGTVGVGEATIPQIGTFNRLLGIDENDFLRRTKGSFKLGIEFVDWGGLGRRYFHPFGKYGIDMEGVSFHAYWQRLAGDPQFAPEFGDVDTFSLMASAARANRFMPPIDAGNSPLSSIAYAYHFDAGLYALYLREIAEAMGVNRVEGRIVDVERNGESGHIDAVALDSGQRIEGELFVDCSGFIGLLIGKTLGVPYIDWSAHLPCNRAVAVPCASAPGPLTPYTRSTAHRAGWQWRIPLQHRTGNGMVYCSDYISDDEAAATLLANLDGEALADPRFLRFTTGHRQRFWEANCVSIGLSSGFMEPLESTSIWMIQTGIARLLSNFPDSSFAEADRARYNRLMIEESELIRDFLILHYHLTDRTDSPFWDYCRTMEIPERLAEKMRVFATSGRCFREHEELFNDTSWFAVMVGQGMRWARHDPVAELLSLAETRDRLAHIAGAVRASVDYMPDHADYIRQNCAAA; encoded by the coding sequence GTGGCGGAACGGGTTCGATCGATCGTGATCGCAGGCGGCGGAACAGCGGGGTGGATGACCGCCGCGGCTCTGGCTCGAGTGCTGGGGCGCGACTATGCCACGATCACGCTGGTCGAATCGGATGCGATCGGAACAGTGGGCGTCGGCGAGGCGACGATCCCCCAGATCGGCACATTCAATCGGCTGCTCGGCATCGACGAAAACGACTTTCTCCGTCGCACCAAGGGCAGTTTCAAGCTGGGCATAGAGTTTGTCGACTGGGGCGGGCTGGGCCGACGCTATTTCCACCCGTTCGGCAAATATGGGATCGATATGGAGGGCGTCTCCTTTCACGCCTATTGGCAGCGGCTGGCGGGCGATCCGCAATTCGCCCCCGAGTTCGGCGATGTCGATACCTTTTCGCTGATGGCGAGCGCGGCGCGTGCCAATCGCTTCATGCCGCCGATCGACGCCGGCAACTCGCCACTGTCGAGTATCGCCTATGCCTATCATTTCGATGCGGGCCTCTATGCCCTCTATCTGCGCGAGATCGCTGAAGCGATGGGCGTCAATCGGGTCGAGGGGCGCATCGTCGATGTCGAGCGTAACGGCGAGAGCGGCCATATCGACGCGGTCGCGCTCGACTCGGGGCAGCGTATCGAGGGCGAATTGTTCGTCGATTGCTCGGGATTCATCGGGCTGCTGATCGGCAAGACGCTCGGCGTTCCCTATATCGACTGGTCGGCGCACCTGCCCTGCAACCGCGCGGTCGCAGTGCCATGCGCATCAGCCCCCGGCCCACTCACTCCCTATACCCGCTCGACCGCGCACCGCGCCGGATGGCAGTGGCGCATTCCGCTTCAGCACCGGACGGGAAACGGCATGGTCTATTGCAGCGACTATATCAGCGACGATGAGGCGGCGGCCACCTTGCTCGCCAATCTCGATGGAGAGGCGCTGGCCGATCCCCGTTTCCTGCGCTTCACCACCGGACATCGCCAGCGGTTCTGGGAGGCGAATTGCGTGTCGATCGGCTTATCGTCTGGCTTCATGGAGCCGCTCGAATCGACCAGCATCTGGATGATCCAGACCGGCATTGCGCGCCTGCTTTCGAATTTCCCGGACAGCAGCTTCGCGGAAGCGGATCGCGCCCGCTACAACCGGTTGATGATCGAGGAGAGCGAGTTGATCCGCGACTTCCTGATCCTCCACTATCATCTCACCGATCGCACCGATTCGCCCTTTTGGGACTATTGCCGGACGATGGAGATTCCCGAGCGGCTGGCCGAAAAGATGCGCGTGTTCGCCACCTCGGGCCGCTGTTTTCGCGAGCATGAGGAATTGTTCAACGACACCAGCTGGTTTGCGGTGATGGTGGGCCAGGGGATGCGTTGGGCGCGGCACGATCCGGTGGCCGAACTGTTGTCGCTCGCCGAAACGCGGGACCGCCTGGCGCATATCGCGGGCGCGGTTCGCGCATCGGTCGACTACATGCCCGACCATGCCGACTATATCCGACAGAATTGCGCCGCAGCCTGA
- a CDS encoding sugar porter family MFS transporter → MTKTTAAQANMGLITAIVAVATIGGLLFGYDSGAVNGTQEGLKTAYTLDEAGLGFTVGSLLIGCTLGAFLAGRLADLMGRRNVMMLAAVLFLIGALIQGFAPSQPIFVIARIMGGMAVGAASVLSPAYISEVAPANIRGRMTTVQQIMIITGLTAAFVVNYYLAQSAGSSTSGFWLGLEAWRWMYLMQAIPAAVFLVALIFIPESPRYLVSKKREDEAMKVLTSLFGADTATRKLVEIRESFSADHRPRLSDLIDPAKGGVRGIVWAGLLLAVFQQLVGINVIFYYGATLWQLAGFTENDALLINIGSGVVSIAACFVTVLLVDKIGRKPLLMAGSLGMAATLFTMVYAFSQGSLDADGQLVLSSQMGMLAVIAANLYVIFFNVSWGPVMWVMLGEMFPNQIRGSALAVAGFAQWGSNYLIAQTFPIMAAGLGLTITYSFYAVCAAISFFLVRAFIKETAGRELEEMEG, encoded by the coding sequence TTGACCAAAACCACGGCGGCGCAGGCCAATATGGGCCTGATTACCGCGATCGTCGCAGTGGCCACGATCGGCGGGCTGTTGTTCGGCTATGACAGCGGCGCGGTGAACGGCACGCAGGAGGGGCTCAAGACCGCCTATACGCTCGACGAGGCGGGGCTTGGCTTCACCGTCGGGTCGTTGCTGATCGGCTGCACCCTGGGCGCCTTTCTCGCCGGGCGGCTCGCCGACCTCATGGGGCGGCGTAACGTGATGATGCTGGCGGCAGTGCTGTTCCTGATCGGCGCGCTGATCCAGGGCTTTGCACCTTCCCAGCCGATCTTCGTGATCGCGCGCATCATGGGCGGTATGGCGGTCGGCGCGGCGAGCGTCCTTTCGCCCGCCTACATCTCCGAAGTCGCGCCCGCCAATATCCGCGGCCGGATGACCACGGTACAGCAGATCATGATCATCACCGGCCTCACCGCCGCGTTCGTCGTCAATTACTATCTGGCGCAGAGCGCGGGCAGCTCGACCAGCGGCTTCTGGCTCGGGCTCGAGGCGTGGCGCTGGATGTATCTGATGCAGGCGATCCCCGCAGCGGTGTTCCTCGTCGCGCTGATCTTCATTCCGGAAAGCCCGCGCTATCTGGTGTCGAAAAAGCGTGAGGACGAGGCGATGAAGGTGCTCACCAGCCTGTTCGGCGCCGATACCGCCACGCGCAAGCTGGTCGAGATCCGCGAGAGCTTCTCCGCCGATCACCGCCCGCGCCTGTCCGACCTGATCGATCCTGCCAAGGGCGGGGTGCGCGGCATCGTGTGGGCGGGCCTGTTGCTCGCGGTGTTCCAGCAGCTCGTCGGGATCAATGTGATCTTCTATTATGGCGCGACATTGTGGCAGCTCGCCGGGTTCACCGAGAATGATGCGCTGTTGATCAATATCGGATCGGGCGTGGTGTCGATCGCCGCATGTTTCGTCACCGTGCTGCTGGTCGACAAGATCGGGCGCAAGCCGCTGCTGATGGCGGGTTCGCTCGGCATGGCGGCGACCTTGTTCACGATGGTCTATGCGTTCAGCCAAGGCTCGCTCGACGCCGATGGCCAGCTCGTCCTGTCGTCGCAGATGGGGATGCTCGCGGTGATCGCGGCGAACCTCTATGTCATTTTCTTCAACGTCAGCTGGGGCCCGGTGATGTGGGTGATGCTCGGCGAGATGTTCCCCAACCAGATCCGCGGATCGGCGCTTGCCGTGGCGGGCTTCGCACAATGGGGATCCAACTATCTGATCGCGCAGACCTTCCCGATCATGGCCGCGGGTCTGGGTCTCACGATCACCTACAGCTTCTATGCGGTATGTGCGGCGATCAGCTTCTTCCTCGTCCGCGCCTTCATCAAGGAAACCGCGGGACGCGAGCTGGAGGAAATGGAAGGCTGA
- the manD gene encoding D-mannonate dehydratase ManD — MPRIVSARVIVTCPGRNFVTLKIDCDDGSTGLGDATLNGRELAVASYLTDHVIPCLIGRDAQRIEDIWQYLYKGAYWRRGPVTMSAIAAVDTALWDIKGKIAGLPLYQLLGGAMREGCMVYGHANGATIEDTIEAALEYQRQGYKAIRLQSGVPGLASTYGVSKDRYFYEPADADLPTENVWSSEKYLRSVPPLFAAAREALGWDVHLLHDVHHRLTPIEAARLGKDLEPYRPFWIEDSTPAENQANFRLIRQHSTTPLAVGEVFNSIWDCKGLIEEQLIDYIRATVVHAGGITHLRRIAAFADLHNVRTGCHGATDLSPVCMAAALHFGLSVPNFGVQEYMRHTDETDAVFPHGYSFVDGMMHPGDAPGLGVELDESLAATFPYKRAYLPVNRREDGTMHDW, encoded by the coding sequence ATGCCCAGGATCGTTTCCGCACGCGTCATCGTCACCTGCCCCGGGCGCAATTTCGTCACGTTGAAGATTGATTGCGACGACGGCAGCACCGGGCTGGGTGATGCGACGCTCAACGGGCGCGAGCTGGCGGTCGCGAGCTATCTCACAGACCATGTGATCCCGTGCCTGATCGGCCGCGACGCGCAGCGGATCGAGGATATCTGGCAGTATCTCTATAAGGGCGCCTATTGGCGGCGCGGGCCGGTGACGATGAGCGCGATCGCCGCCGTCGACACCGCGCTGTGGGACATCAAGGGCAAGATCGCCGGGCTGCCGCTCTACCAGCTGCTGGGCGGGGCGATGCGCGAAGGGTGTATGGTCTATGGCCATGCCAATGGCGCGACGATCGAGGATACGATCGAGGCCGCGCTCGAGTACCAGCGGCAGGGGTACAAGGCGATCCGGCTGCAATCGGGCGTACCGGGGCTCGCCTCGACCTATGGCGTGAGCAAGGACCGCTATTTCTACGAACCCGCTGATGCCGATCTGCCGACCGAGAATGTCTGGTCGAGCGAGAAATACCTCCGCTCGGTCCCGCCGCTCTTCGCTGCGGCGCGCGAAGCGCTCGGCTGGGATGTGCACCTGCTGCACGACGTCCACCACCGGCTGACCCCGATCGAGGCGGCGCGGCTGGGCAAGGATCTCGAGCCCTATCGCCCGTTCTGGATCGAGGATTCGACCCCGGCCGAAAATCAGGCGAATTTCCGACTGATCCGCCAGCACAGCACGACGCCGCTCGCGGTGGGGGAGGTGTTCAATTCGATCTGGGATTGCAAGGGGCTGATCGAGGAGCAGCTGATCGACTATATCCGCGCGACCGTGGTCCACGCCGGCGGCATCACCCATCTGCGCCGGATCGCTGCGTTCGCCGATCTGCACAATGTCCGCACCGGCTGTCACGGCGCGACCGACCTGTCGCCGGTGTGTATGGCCGCCGCGCTGCACTTCGGCCTGTCGGTGCCCAATTTCGGGGTGCAGGAATATATGCGCCACACTGACGAGACCGATGCGGTGTTCCCGCACGGCTACAGCTTCGTCGACGGGATGATGCATCCCGGCGACGCTCCTGGTCTGGGGGTCGAGCTCGACGAGAGCCTGGCCGCCACCTTCCCCTACAAACGTGCCTATCTGCCGGTGAACCGGCGCGAGGACGGCACGATGCACGACTGGTAA